DNA sequence from the Vicia villosa cultivar HV-30 ecotype Madison, WI linkage group LG3, Vvil1.0, whole genome shotgun sequence genome:
CCTGATGTGCTGCCTACTACGGAAACAGAAGAAATAGCTCTCCCAACCTATTCTATTATCAGTAGGCCCAGTGTTGGTACCACAGGAAAACACATACCTTTGATTGCAAATCTCTTCAAAGTTGCTGCTGATGCTACAGATGCAACCTTTTTCCAGTATAGTGTATGTCAATTGGTTCTGTCATTGCAATTTCCCTTATTTCATTTTGACTAATTGGAGGGTTTTTTCAGGTTACTATCACTTCGGAAGATAAAAGAGCTGTTGAAAGCAAGGGCTTTGGGAGAAAAGTGATTGATAAGCTTCGCCAAACATACTCTTCTGAACTTGGTGGCAAAAGCTTTGCGTATGATGGAGGAAGAGCATTGTACACGGTGGGTCCTCTTCCAGATGATAAGTTTGAGTTCAAAGTTCTACTTGAAGAAACACTTTCATTTCCAAAGTGGTAAGTTCTTTATATGATTTTTGTAGTTTTCCGTTGTTTTCTAGTCTTGAGGCTTATACTGCTTTGATTTCTGGGATTAGTACCGAGAGTCCTGGTGCTAATGGAACCCCTTGTGAGGAAAATAAAAGGACAAAGCGTTCTCTTCAGCCAAAGGCATTCACAGTGGAGATAAGTTTTGCTGCCAAAATACCCTTGCAGTCCATTGCTCTTTCCCTTGAAGGGATTGAGTCATGTGCAAATTCTCAGGATGCATTGAGGGTGCTTAATATTGTACTGAGGCAGCGAGCAGCCAATAGGTACCCCTGCATTCtataaacataaaattaaagtatCTTGAAATTTTGCTGCATGAATTTTCGTTATTATGTACGTGGTCTAACTTAGTTGAACTTGAATCCTTTCTTCTGTGTGGAAAGAGGGTGTCTCTTGGTAAGGCAATCTTTTTTTCATGATGACTCGAGGAATATAATTGATGTTGGAGGCGGAGTAACTGGTATTCGCGGTTTTCATTCAAGTTTCCGTCTTACACAAGGAGGGTTGTCTCTTAATATGGGTAGGAATGCTCTCATACTTAACTTGAAATCCCGGCATCACGATATTCTTCTATTTTATGTTCTCAATGTATTTATTTCAGATGTGTCCACAACGATGATCGTAAAACCTGAACCTGTAATTGATTTTCTCCTAAAAAACCAGAATGTGAAGGAAACTCGTCGTATTGACTGGGCAAAGGTGACAAACAGCTAAATAAGGTTCATGACTCAGCATTAGTAATTTCCTGAAGGCATTTTTCTTTCTGGGTAATCTGTAGGCCAAGAGAATCCTTAAAAATTCAAGAGTTCGTGCTACACATCGTAACCAAGAATTCAAAATTGCTGGCTTTAGTGAGAAACCCTGCATTCAACAACTGTAAGTACTTTTTCAAAAGTCATGTGTTTATTCTGTTTTACTTTAAATCTCTGAAAGAGCAAGAATAAAAATTTATGGGCCTCATGACTGGAAAAACATAAATTTGGATTTCTTCGGCAGTTTTAGTATGAAGACGAAGAATGGAGAAACAGAACAGACAGTGGAACTTACAGTATATGACTATTTTGTTGAACACCACGACATTGAGGCGGCCTCTTCTGCTTACCTTCCATGTCTTGATGTTGGGAAGCCAAATCGGCCAATCTTTTTGCCCCTGGAGGTTTGTTGAATTCTATGCCTTAACAAACTATGTCCTCGCTCTTATTTTGTACTAATTGTATTATTTTGCTGTAACAGTCTTTTCTTTTGGATCAATTACATCTGattatttttctttccttttctattCTATTGGTATAGCTATGTACACTTGTTCCCCTCCAGCGGTATACAAAGGCATTATCTCCTGCACAAAAGGCATCTTTAGTAGAACAATCACGCCAAAAGCCTCAAGAAAGAATCAAAATTCTGACAAATGTATGCTCATAGATAGATATTAATATGTTGTCTGTTTTTGAaatgattatattaattaaaGCTCATTAAAATTTATAGGCTTTAGGAAATTCTTCCTACGAAGATGACGCTGTTCTTGCGGCATGTGGCATTTCTATTGACAAACAGTTCACTCCAGTTGATGGTCGAGTTCTTGAGACACCAAAGGTAAATCATCTAGCATCAACCTGCAATAATCACATTTTTGTATGCACCAGAGAGTCAGAGAGAGATAAAAGATAAAGCAGTGTAAATGAGTTGGTTTGTTTCAATTAATTTTGGGAACTACGTGAACTCTAATACTCTTTGACACACAGTTGAAGGTAGGTAAGAATGAAGACTGCTTTCCCAATAATGGAAGGTGGAACTTTAAAAAAAAGGTATTGCGTTATTCTTTCATATTCAGAGAGGATTCAAGAGTCCTGTTTCTTAAACTGATCTCAAATATAATTAACTGGTTCAATGGTTGATGGTTCTATATTCCTTTTTTGTAGACACTTCTAGAACCATCACATATTGATTATTGGGCTGTTGTCAACTTTTCTGCAATATGTGATACTAGTTATATAACGAGGGAGCTGATTAAATGTGGAATGAGCAAGGGAATGGTATCTATTATACATTGTTCCAAGTATCTTCCATTGTATTCTTCATTTAATTGACTGTCTCATGTACCTGAATATTTACACAGAATATTGAACGGCCATATACTTTAATAGAGGAAGATGCACAAACGAGAAAATTTAACCCTATTGCAAGGGTTGAAAAGATGTTTGACCTACTGACATCAAAACTTACTAAAGAACCAAAGTTGATTCTTTGTGTCTTGCCAGAGAGGAAAAACTGTGACATCTATGGTATTTCTTTTagcaagtttttccagtattttCTTTATGTTGATATTTCTCTCACTGTGTTCTTTGCAAATTTTAGGGCCTTGGAAAAGAAAGTGTTTGTGTGAAGCTGGGGTTGCTACACAGTGCATTTCCCCTCTCAAGATCACCGAACAATATCTTACTAATGTGcttcttaaaatcaattccaaggtAGTATAAGACTACTTTGTACCATGATATATTTAAACACATACCATCTAGACTCTAGCTTATTTTGACCGGATAATATTATCcgtggttttgaaaattttgtacATATATTCTCAATATAGCTCGGAGGAATAAATTCTTTGCTGGCAATAGAGCATTCTGGGCATCTTCCCTTGATTAAAGATACCCCAACAATGATTTTAGGGATGGATGTCTCTCATGGTTCCCCTGGCCAATCAGATATTCCATCAATAGCAGCTGTAAGGCTATTCTTTTTTTTCCCCCTATCTGTGTTGTAAATAATCAAACTCAGTGCTATATTTTCCTTGCAATACGATGTTTATTTTTGGTTATCTCTGCTGCAAATTCTAGTCATCTTGAATTGTAGGTTGTTGGATCTCGATGTTGGCCTCTAATTTCGAGGTATAGAGCATCTGTGAGATCGCAGTCACCTAAGGTGGAAATGATTGATGCTCTATTCAAGCCTTTGGATGATGGGAGTGATGATGGCATTATCAGGTTTGATTATTTTGTACATCTTGAACTGTTACCATTTTGTACTACCTTCCTCCTTCTCATTGTTCAACAAGATGAACAAATAGAAACCCACTTAGCCACAAAATAGAAGGACGAGACTTAATCAACAGCATAAATCTAATCATAGCTTTTGACTGCAACTTTGGACTCAAATGCAGTTTAGATGGGATCTGCAAAGGCCTAACAAGTGTATTCTTATAAAACTGAAGTTATGGCCTAAATATATAATTACAACGGAAAGCAATATAATGAATCTGGGGAGTTGTAGATCTGTAGTGAAAGAAACAATATCTGATAAAATAGGAATGTGTCACATAGGGGCATGCAGATTTTTTCTTAGGAGCATTTTGCCATACATTTTACATCTCCCATTCAAGCAATTCACTAATCAAACTCAACCGAATCGTACATTTCCCTAACTATTTGACATTTATCTAAGAGAACAATGACAAACTTAAAATCTTCTAGAGGGTAATGTTAAGAAACATGGCATCCATGGGAAAATAGAGAGAAGGTTGTGAAACTCTTTGTATTGATGATAATGAAAACTATTACAATATGAGAAAAAGTAAAGTAACCAA
Encoded proteins:
- the LOC131661610 gene encoding protein argonaute 16, producing MATILDFEEAIEPPVLPPSPPDVLPTTETEEIALPTYSIISRPSVGTTGKHIPLIANLFKVAADATDATFFQYSVTITSEDKRAVESKGFGRKVIDKLRQTYSSELGGKSFAYDGGRALYTVGPLPDDKFEFKVLLEETLSFPKCTESPGANGTPCEENKRTKRSLQPKAFTVEISFAAKIPLQSIALSLEGIESCANSQDALRVLNIVLRQRAANRGCLLVRQSFFHDDSRNIIDVGGGVTGIRGFHSSFRLTQGGLSLNMDVSTTMIVKPEPVIDFLLKNQNVKETRRIDWAKAKRILKNSRVRATHRNQEFKIAGFSEKPCIQQLFSMKTKNGETEQTVELTVYDYFVEHHDIEAASSAYLPCLDVGKPNRPIFLPLELCTLVPLQRYTKALSPAQKASLVEQSRQKPQERIKILTNALGNSSYEDDAVLAACGISIDKQFTPVDGRVLETPKLKVGKNEDCFPNNGRWNFKKKTLLEPSHIDYWAVVNFSAICDTSYITRELIKCGMSKGMNIERPYTLIEEDAQTRKFNPIARVEKMFDLLTSKLTKEPKLILCVLPERKNCDIYGPWKRKCLCEAGVATQCISPLKITEQYLTNVLLKINSKLGGINSLLAIEHSGHLPLIKDTPTMILGMDVSHGSPGQSDIPSIAAVVGSRCWPLISRYRASVRSQSPKVEMIDALFKPLDDGSDDGIIRELLLDFYSSSNGRKPTQIILFRDGVSESQFNQVLNIELNQIIKAYKHIGEVDVPKFAVIVAQKNHHARLFQANALENVPPGTVVDTKIVHPRNYDFYMCAHAGLIGTSRPVHYHVLLDEIGFTPDGLQNLINSLSYVNQRSSIATSIVAPISYAHHAAAQMAKFLNFDDLLDRDIPIPELPRLHKNVKTSMFFC